Proteins co-encoded in one Desulfitobacterium hafniense DCB-2 genomic window:
- a CDS encoding C40 family peptidase → MDSSSKRGWVASVVLSGTLLVSSLPGIYGPGSAAVPVTSSESILLRNASLFQTQQAQTQTVADTVLSPEVQAEKKDVIRQPEAAAMALAYASVSVAADTDSQRESQQFTEEAQEDIVSTPEETMAAMDIEKLSQERALRQAAAAPVQEISRGGSSKVEEISDNAQKLIGTPYVFGGTTTNGFDCSGFTQYVFKGSGIDLPRTSYAQYGIGTAVSKDELQIGDLVFFATYDSGASHVGIYIGEENFIHAARSGIKITGLSDSYYAGRYLGARRVF, encoded by the coding sequence ATGGACTCTTCCTCTAAAAGGGGATGGGTGGCCAGTGTGGTGTTATCCGGCACCTTATTGGTAAGCAGCCTCCCGGGCATCTATGGGCCTGGAAGTGCCGCAGTGCCTGTGACAAGCTCCGAATCTATTCTCTTAAGGAACGCTTCATTATTTCAGACTCAGCAGGCTCAAACTCAAACTGTTGCCGATACGGTACTCTCCCCTGAGGTTCAAGCAGAAAAAAAGGATGTGATCCGGCAACCTGAAGCAGCAGCAATGGCCTTAGCTTACGCTTCGGTATCTGTAGCTGCCGATACGGATAGTCAGAGGGAATCACAGCAATTTACAGAAGAGGCTCAGGAAGATATCGTGTCTACCCCTGAAGAAACGATGGCAGCGATGGACATCGAAAAGCTTTCCCAAGAGCGGGCTTTGCGACAAGCTGCGGCTGCTCCTGTTCAGGAGATCTCCCGTGGCGGTAGTTCCAAAGTCGAAGAAATCAGCGACAATGCCCAAAAGCTGATCGGTACCCCCTATGTGTTTGGCGGGACGACTACGAATGGCTTTGATTGCTCCGGTTTTACTCAATATGTATTTAAAGGTTCAGGAATTGACTTGCCCCGAACCTCATATGCTCAATATGGAATAGGAACAGCAGTCAGCAAAGACGAGCTTCAGATCGGTGATTTGGTCTTCTTCGCCACTTACGATAGCGGAGCGTCCCACGTGGGAATCTATATAGGAGAAGAGAACTTTATTCATGCCGCCAGAAGCGGTATTAAGATCACCGGCTTATCGGACAGTTATTATGCTGGTCGTTACCTTGGAGCCAGGAGAGTTTTCTAA
- a CDS encoding HD domain-containing protein encodes MPETNQDPLSQVINAVQGIYGRKDQAHDLEHALRVRAWGKQIGIQEGADLLIVELAAILHDIGRSGTLSKTHAESGAALAGGILHKCGYPEDTIEAVKAAVLSHSREGYEPETLEAKILYDADKLDFVGPMGIARLFVWLGKEGKPFFGPDSCESFYRERIRHYHEHIHTQTARALFEPLFLYSENFWSELEKMRLKKG; translated from the coding sequence TTGCCGGAAACGAATCAAGACCCTCTAAGCCAGGTAATTAACGCTGTGCAGGGAATTTATGGCCGTAAAGATCAGGCTCATGATCTGGAACATGCTCTCCGGGTCAGAGCATGGGGCAAGCAGATTGGGATACAGGAGGGTGCCGATCTATTGATTGTGGAGCTGGCAGCTATTCTTCATGATATTGGCCGCTCCGGAACCCTATCGAAAACCCATGCTGAGAGCGGTGCGGCCTTGGCCGGTGGCATCCTGCATAAATGCGGATACCCGGAAGACACTATTGAAGCTGTTAAAGCAGCTGTCCTTTCCCACTCACGGGAAGGCTATGAACCGGAAACGTTGGAAGCAAAGATTCTTTATGATGCCGATAAATTGGATTTTGTAGGTCCTATGGGGATTGCCAGGCTTTTTGTCTGGTTGGGGAAAGAAGGAAAACCTTTTTTTGGGCCGGATTCCTGTGAATCCTTTTACCGTGAAAGGATTCGTCACTACCATGAGCATATCCACACCCAGACCGCACGGGCGCTTTTTGAACCGCTCTTTTTGTATTCTGAGAATTTTTGGTCTGAGTTGGAAAAAATGAGGCTTAAAAAAGGCTAA